The Bacillota bacterium DNA window CGTTATCTTTAGGATCGAGGCGGAACAGCTTTCCGCCGTCCTCAAAATACATATAGCCCTTGTAAGCCTGAACGCCACCTTGTTCTTTTAAAACGGTTATCATCTTCTTCTGTTTATTCTTAATGTCATACTGGTACAGATACGTATCTTTTTCTAACATGCCCTCAGTATAATAGATCATGTCGCCGCTTACCGTATATTGGTACAGGATTTTATCGATGCTGCACAGATCTTCATCCTTGCCCGTGCTTAAATCCCTGCGGCATAGCCCGTCCTTTTCATAATACATATAGTTTCCAAATATCTTTTGCCCCCACATGCCACTATACTGCGTGATTTCCTTGCTTTTTGCCTTTAGATCCACGTCATATGTAACGTCCGCAGAGGAAACATATGCTTTCCCATCTTCATAACGCAAAATATTGTACAAATGCGGCGCAAATAACATTGTTCCTTTTGCCGTACTGACATTATATGCTTCAGCTCCGTCTATAATTTTCACAGAGGTATTGCCGCCGAACTTGGTCAAGTAAATATCGGTTTTATAGTCCTTATCGTAATCCAGATATAAAACAGAATCGCCGACCCCTGCGGCAATAGAAACATCTTCCTGAACGCTGTCATACTCATCAGGATTGCGCGGCTCTATGTAAACTTTCCGGTTATCGCCGTCCCAAAGCACGTCATATCCCGCACTCTCGCTGACAAAGCGAAGAGGGACAAGCACCCGCCCATTATCGATTACAGGCGGCGCGTCAAGCGTTATATTTTTGCCGCCAGCGCTTGCTGTGCTGCTTCCCACTGTCAGCATTATCGAAGAATCTCCCTTTTGAGCTGTAATGGCTTCTGTCGAACCGTCCCAATCGACTATATACCCAAGCGTTTCAAAAATCGCGCGCATCGGAACCATCGTCCGTCCGTTAGTGATGCTTGGCGCGACGTCGAATGAAATCTGCGAACCTTTGAAATAAACCTCAATCCCTTTCTCCTGCCCCGCCGCTGCACCCGGCAGCATTGTTATAATCATTACCGCAATAAGCAAAAGTGCCTGAAAACGTTTCATACCTCAACCCTTCTGTCCTTATTATTTTAGGTCTAAATAATTTTAATAAGGTTTGCTAACCTTACCATTGCTTCCGCGCATTCCTGCCGGCTCATGCAGGTATTCATATTGAGGTTTGACTGACTTATTATAGGAAAGAATCTGAACAGGGTGTCAATCTTGCCGTCCGAAATATAAGAATTTGCCTCCCCGACATTATTAATAAAAATCCCATTTGAGTCGTCTTCAAGCTCGATTTCCCTGCTGTCGTAGCCCTTCAACGTATAATTGAACAGCACCCGCAGCAGAACGGTTTCCGCGTCTTTGTATGTCATCGCCCCGCTTTGATCGCAGCTTTCGGCTATACCATATTTTTTTGCCCAGTCAAAAGCGGACTGATACCAGTTTGACCCGCCCGAAATATCCGCGCCGCAGGTTCTTGCCAGCATCACATAAAATTCAGCCTGTGTAACGTTAGAACCCGGTCTGAAAAAACCATTTTCGTCGCCGTATACGACATTCATATCGTGCAGCCTGTTTATGAATTCCCATTTTCCGAATTTGTCAACGTCGTCAAAACACTGACGGTACGCCGAATCGGTCGTATCAATAATATCAATATCCATACTGCATGAATCATCGCCGAAAAAAGCGGTGATTTTTGTTTTGTCCCCGGCTTTGAAATCTTTAAAAAGATCCTTTGAAAGCTCGAGGTCATTAAACTGGTTGCCCTGCGTTATGTCCTTATCCCCCAGCACTATCTTATCCGGCATCTGACCTTTGTTATTGATAAAGTTTGCATAAATATTAGAGGAATAAAGGCTCCGTTTGTCAAAAACAGCAGAGGACGGAACGATTTCAACCTTTCGTTTTGTCGTCTCGGGAACTCTTTCAAGCTTGATCACCCATTTATCCATATAAATTTCACACCCGTGTATTACCTTCATATATAAATAGGTATCCTTTGAAAAGTCGATCGTTTCATTTTTCATAGATTTTTCAACGGCTTCAGTATTACAGCTTCCGTCAAGTTTCATATACTGCTCGTCAAAATCGCTGACCTTATTGGAAAGATAAAATATTCCCTTATCTTCAGGCTCGATATATCCCCCAAGCTCAGTAAGGTCAACTGTTATATTTTTGCCCGCAGTGCTTTTGTTTTCAGGATAATACACATGAACAACTCTGTCTTTCCCGCAAACCGAATCGCCTATCTGTCCGTCGATATTAACAAAGACAGTAGCTTCACTATTTTCGTTTTCATATGGCTTCATATCGACCGGGTCGACCTTATAGCGCATATTTGATAAAACCCGTGAACCGTTGACATGCGCGGCAACCCTCATGAAACCGTCAGACGGGATATTGCTCAAATTCCAGCAGGTGTTCTCCCCTGCGCCTTCAAACTGCCTGTCAAGTTCGATATAAAAATAGCTTTTTGCAAAGTATGCCTCCCCGGTGGGCTGAAATCCGTAAAACGTATTCGCAAGCGGGGGTGATGCCGAAGCTGTTATAACGCTCGAAATCAGCATCAAAACAATAACAAAAGAAAAACGTTTTTTCATAGTTAGCCCCCCTGAAATTTGTTCACCGCTCTTGTATCCCTTATGCCAAATATTTCACCACTATGTTTAATATACCAAAGCGGGCAGTAATTGTCAACGAATCGGGTATTAAAAAAGCGGCTTGTTCCAGCCGCCTTTTTAAGTTATTCTTATTATTATTTGTTTTCAGTCTCCGCCATTTTTGTCGAAATCGTGATCGTTTTGGTCAGATCGTCCCAATCGACTGAATAGCCGAGCGCCTCTGACATGAACCTCAGCGGTATCAGCGTCCTTGCATTATAAAGCTGTGCCGGCACATCCATAGATTTTTCCACGCCGTTTACGAGCGCGGTTTTGCTGTCAATGGCAAACTCGATGACATCGCTGCCGCTAGTCACTTTCACGGTTCTCTTATCAGCGTCCCAGTCGACTTTAGCGCCGATGCTCTCGAAAAACAGGCGAAGCGGGACAAGCGTCCTTCCGTCCTTGATGATCGGTGCAACGTCGAAATCGATATATTTGTCATTGCAAACCACAGAAATGGTCTTTTGAAGGTCTGGCTGGCTGGTAGCATAACTCCTGTCGCCAACAGTCGTTATTATCTTTCCGTCCTTCAGGTAAGTGTCGGACGGATAGTCCTTGTAATAATGCGTAGCTTTTAGATTAAAGCCCTCGTCGAAAAAGTAGACTCTGTTGAAAAGCTTAGGTGCAATTTCATAGAAATAGGGCGAATTGTCATAATCACACCATCTTGCGGTATATACCCCGTCTAAATATTTGATTTCATATCTGTCCCAGTTCCCGTCAAATATCTCCTTTGCGTCCTCGCTGATGCCCTGTTTTATCCAGTCGTCGCCGTCGCTTGAAAAGTAAAGCTCGCCGCCAAACCATGCATAATATTCTCTGCCCGTAGATTTAAGGGTTTCATCGACCTTCGTCATAGACTGTGGGTAAAATTCCAGCTTGGTTTCTTCATCGTTGATTTC harbors:
- a CDS encoding stalk domain-containing protein, which codes for MKRFQALLLIAVMIITMLPGAAAGQEKGIEVYFKGSQISFDVAPSITNGRTMVPMRAIFETLGYIVDWDGSTEAITAQKGDSSIMLTVGSSTASAGGKNITLDAPPVIDNGRVLVPLRFVSESAGYDVLWDGDNRKVYIEPRNPDEYDSVQEDVSIAAGVGDSVLYLDYDKDYKTDIYLTKFGGNTSVKIIDGAEAYNVSTAKGTMLFAPHLYNILRYEDGKAYVSSADVTYDVDLKAKSKEITQYSGMWGQKIFGNYMYYEKDGLCRRDLSTGKDEDLCSIDKILYQYTVSGDMIYYTEGMLEKDTYLYQYDIKNKQKKMITVLKEQGGVQAYKGYMYFEDGGKLFRLDPKDNGIMQVSAEGATVSIFEILNDTIFYKYKNQLNRAPLDFSYAVKISDQNVYSWSVVGNHIFYDNDEEKTFMMRTDGSENVMLRKSGRSYVEPDGSPVDDMPGLEVSKQPEQDIG
- a CDS encoding S-layer homology domain-containing protein, producing the protein MKKRFSFVIVLMLISSVITASASPPLANTFYGFQPTGEAYFAKSYFYIELDRQFEGAGENTCWNLSNIPSDGFMRVAAHVNGSRVLSNMRYKVDPVDMKPYENENSEATVFVNIDGQIGDSVCGKDRVVHVYYPENKSTAGKNITVDLTELGGYIEPEDKGIFYLSNKVSDFDEQYMKLDGSCNTEAVEKSMKNETIDFSKDTYLYMKVIHGCEIYMDKWVIKLERVPETTKRKVEIVPSSAVFDKRSLYSSNIYANFINNKGQMPDKIVLGDKDITQGNQFNDLELSKDLFKDFKAGDKTKITAFFGDDSCSMDIDIIDTTDSAYRQCFDDVDKFGKWEFINRLHDMNVVYGDENGFFRPGSNVTQAEFYVMLARTCGADISGGSNWYQSAFDWAKKYGIAESCDQSGAMTYKDAETVLLRVLFNYTLKGYDSREIELEDDSNGIFINNVGEANSYISDGKIDTLFRFFPIISQSNLNMNTCMSRQECAEAMVRLANLIKII